TGATTCTCACCATGGTCTCTGACCATGCGCGAGCTAACTCGGTCTCGATGGCCTGACCTGGAACACCCTCAAACTCGTTGCGACCTTGATCCACAGTGACTATCTCTGCCGCAGTGCGGATTCGTCCTAGCGATTTAATTCCGATCCCATGAGACAGTCGTGCACACAAATGTCCGATGTAGGAGTAGGCCTGACCTGGATCAGACGGTGGAGATAGACCCCCAGCTAATATTTGCGATGCAATTTCGCTGTAGTTTGCTTCAATTTGACGACTTCGCGCGATGACAAGGTCCATCGGTACTTTGGACCTGCCCGTCTCAAAATACAGGTCCTCTAGGAGATCTTTGTCTACAATGTCACAAAGGCGGCGTCGTTTTGAGCAGGAAAACTGCTCGCAAATGTAACTCCTGGTGGACCTACACCCTTCGCATAGGGACATTAGAAAACCCGAGCATGATCAAGTGCGGTGGCCAGAGATAGCAGTGATTCAAATCGGCTCACAGGAATCCCATCAACTGTGAATGAACTTGGATCAAAAGTAACGGAAGGTGGAAGCACAGATCCCGGTGCAAACTTGGCTTTAAAATGCGTACTCAGGAGTTCACTGTCGATCTCATGATCATAGCCAGGTTTGTACGTGACAGCCCAGGGGACTTCCCTATGAGTTTCCTCCACCAAGGAAGCAGCCGTTAGGTGTCCGTAGACGGAAAGCACCGCCCTGAGCTGCTCCTCAAGGCCGCCAGAATAATTTGGTTCGGGCAGCGTGGTGACGTTTGCGGAGCTGAGTGGAGTCGCCCCATCAGCTTTGAATCGACGATATATTTCGATATTAACTGGTCCAAGCTTCCATGCTCGGAACCGTATGTCGCCTAGCTCCTCAGTGGCATCGTATGCAATAGCCGCACCGACTGCGTAGAAAACTAACTTCTGCAATTTCAGCGGAGTTAGGTCTTTTCGCGGGTAATGCTCCACGAGCCATCTAGCCAATGTCAGGGGTGCGGGGTTAATGATGAGTCCTCCAAGAAGCAGGTCAATGCATACCACAACGGAGGTGCGGTGTCGTTACTCAAGCTAACACACTGAGCATGCGGCCTAGGTGAGAGGCCATAAGT
The Deltaproteobacteria bacterium DNA segment above includes these coding regions:
- a CDS encoding DUF4065 domain-containing protein, whose translation is MVCIDLLLGGLIINPAPLTLARWLVEHYPRKDLTPLKLQKLVFYAVGAAIAYDATEELGDIRFRAWKLGPVNIEIYRRFKADGATPLSSANVTTLPEPNYSGGLEEQLRAVLSVYGHLTAASLVEETHREVPWAVTYKPGYDHEIDSELLSTHFKAKFAPGSVLPPSVTFDPSSFTVDGIPVSRFESLLSLATALDHARVF